A region of Pyxidicoccus parkwaysis DNA encodes the following proteins:
- a CDS encoding zinc-dependent metalloprotease, with the protein MDEPREIVSNLVQAGFPADDIMVVDGKVYVGRDAEVTLAASRELLEQGNSTEEQYRTTNLVSTSVTKICIDGSTFTGAFSTALDLAIQNYDELPLTFAMARTPSTGCSFTIKAVLQPALTGGSAGFPSNGLPYPTVNIGLGLALFSVDVIEHVITHEIGHTIGFRHSDYYNRSISCGIGGDEGASGVGAIHIPGTPTTATVGGSLMNSCFRSVETGEFTAGDISAILQLYGTVCTGQTPAGATAWQQYGADGIYLDVDTSKCRLASTPLYFTSLGGWSNHWTVQGATSIYLPTATGFRVHVQQPGITPAVANSMGMHLNWQAAPPNLRQESLCTGQTPVGATAWQQYGADGIYLDVNTAACGFGVTPQYLTSLGGASEHWTARGATSIYLPTATGFRVHLQQPGITPALANSRGWHLNWQASPSNVRQASLCTGKTEAGATAWQQYGVDGIYLDVSTAACGRTSTPLYFTSLGGVTNHWTAQGATSIYLPTATGFRVHVYQPGITVEQANSMGMHLNWVAE; encoded by the coding sequence GTGGACGAGCCGCGGGAAATCGTCAGCAACCTGGTCCAGGCCGGGTTCCCGGCCGACGACATCATGGTCGTCGACGGGAAGGTCTACGTCGGGCGGGACGCCGAGGTGACCCTGGCCGCGTCGCGCGAACTGCTCGAGCAGGGCAACAGCACCGAGGAGCAATACCGCACCACCAACCTCGTCAGCACCTCGGTGACGAAGATCTGCATCGACGGATCGACGTTCACCGGCGCTTTCAGCACGGCGCTCGACCTCGCCATCCAGAACTATGACGAGCTGCCTCTCACCTTCGCCATGGCGCGCACGCCGAGCACCGGCTGCAGCTTCACCATCAAGGCGGTCCTCCAGCCGGCCCTGACCGGAGGCTCGGCCGGATTCCCGTCGAACGGGCTGCCGTACCCTACCGTCAATATCGGCCTTGGACTCGCCTTGTTCAGCGTCGACGTCATCGAGCACGTCATTACGCATGAAATCGGCCACACCATCGGGTTCCGCCACTCCGACTACTACAACCGCAGCATCAGCTGCGGCATCGGCGGCGACGAGGGTGCCAGTGGGGTGGGCGCCATTCACATCCCGGGCACGCCGACCACGGCCACTGTCGGCGGCTCGCTCATGAACTCGTGCTTCCGCTCGGTGGAGACGGGCGAGTTCACTGCCGGCGACATCTCTGCCATCCTGCAGCTCTACGGAACGGTGTGCACGGGCCAGACTCCGGCCGGTGCGACCGCGTGGCAGCAGTATGGCGCCGACGGCATCTACCTGGACGTGGACACGTCCAAATGTCGCCTTGCGTCCACGCCGCTGTACTTCACCTCCCTGGGCGGGTGGAGCAATCACTGGACAGTCCAGGGCGCCACGTCCATCTACCTGCCGACGGCGACGGGCTTCCGCGTCCACGTGCAGCAGCCCGGCATCACCCCGGCCGTGGCCAACAGCATGGGCATGCACCTCAACTGGCAAGCCGCGCCGCCAAATCTGCGCCAGGAGTCGCTGTGCACAGGACAGACGCCCGTGGGCGCCACCGCGTGGCAGCAGTACGGCGCCGACGGCATCTACCTGGACGTGAATACCGCGGCCTGCGGCTTCGGGGTGACGCCGCAGTACCTCACGTCCCTCGGCGGGGCGAGCGAACACTGGACGGCCCGGGGCGCCACGTCCATCTACCTGCCGACGGCGACGGGCTTCCGCGTCCACTTGCAACAGCCCGGTATCACCCCGGCCTTGGCCAACAGCAGGGGCTGGCATCTCAACTGGCAGGCTTCACCGAGCAACGTTCGCCAGGCCTCCCTGTGCACGGGGAAGACAGAGGCGGGCGCCACGGCGTGGCAGCAGTATGGTGTCGATGGCATCTACCTGGACGTGAGCACCGCGGCCTGCGGCCGCACGTCCACGCCGCTGTATTTCACCTCCCTGGGAGGGGTGACCAACCACTGGACAGCCCAGGGCGCCACGTCCATCTATCTGCCGACGGCGACGGGCTTTCGCGTCCACGTGTACCAGCCCGGCATCACCGTTGAGCAGGCCAACAGCATGGGCATGCACCTCAACTGGGTTGCGGAGTAG
- a CDS encoding IS701 family transposase: MTPAQLHQLDRELSEYLDSMTVGMGRTERRRALGGYVTGLLLDGERKSIEPMAARLAHSPDQTEALRQRLQQCVSGAAWDDTRVRCRLTQKLERELPALEALLIDDTGFPKKGVHSVGVARQYSGTLGRTDNCQVAVSLHMAGEKGSGCIGMRLYLPEEWTTDRRRMRAAGVPQEVHFERKWELALELLDEARGWGVREKLVLADFGYGSCRDFREALRNRGLHFLVGVQGNTNVWPPGAGPQLPHRVPHQMGRPRTRYVDESGHRPVLIEQLARNLPRSAFHVVRWRQGSRGMQSSRFAAMRVQTAEHHVWREPPGEEVWLLVEWPRGEAGPTKYHLSSLPKDTPLKELVRLSKLRWRVERDYQELKGEVGLDHFEGRSWRGFHHHATLCMVAHGFLALHRALFPPEPGTLGAAPGAAAAPTPAASPHWPLPSVPAPGQRSRASESSVTHVTG; encoded by the coding sequence ATGACGCCGGCTCAACTGCACCAGCTTGACCGAGAGCTCTCCGAGTACCTGGACTCGATGACGGTGGGAATGGGCCGCACGGAGCGGCGGCGCGCTCTGGGCGGCTACGTCACAGGCCTCCTGCTGGATGGGGAGCGCAAGAGCATCGAGCCCATGGCGGCACGACTGGCCCATTCGCCAGACCAGACGGAGGCTTTGCGCCAACGCCTGCAGCAGTGCGTGTCCGGCGCGGCCTGGGATGACACTCGGGTACGCTGTCGCCTCACCCAGAAGTTGGAGCGGGAGCTACCCGCCCTGGAAGCCCTCCTCATCGACGACACGGGGTTCCCGAAGAAAGGCGTGCATTCCGTGGGTGTCGCACGCCAGTACTCGGGCACCTTGGGCCGCACGGACAACTGCCAGGTCGCAGTGAGCCTGCACATGGCGGGCGAGAAGGGCAGCGGCTGCATTGGGATGCGCCTGTACCTCCCCGAGGAGTGGACAACGGACAGGCGCCGCATGCGCGCAGCGGGTGTCCCGCAGGAGGTCCACTTCGAACGCAAGTGGGAGCTGGCGCTCGAGCTTCTCGATGAAGCACGCGGCTGGGGCGTACGTGAAAAGCTCGTCCTGGCTGACTTCGGCTACGGCAGCTGCCGAGATTTTCGGGAGGCGCTTCGCAACAGGGGGTTGCACTTCCTTGTGGGCGTGCAAGGCAATACCAACGTCTGGCCTCCGGGGGCCGGGCCGCAGCTTCCTCACCGAGTGCCGCACCAGATGGGCCGTCCTCGCACGCGCTACGTCGATGAGTCAGGCCACCGCCCGGTCCTCATCGAGCAGTTGGCTCGGAACCTCCCTCGGTCTGCCTTTCACGTCGTGCGCTGGCGCCAGGGAAGCCGAGGCATGCAGTCTTCACGCTTTGCCGCCATGCGAGTGCAGACGGCGGAGCACCACGTCTGGCGCGAGCCGCCAGGTGAAGAGGTGTGGCTGCTGGTGGAATGGCCGCGCGGTGAAGCAGGTCCGACAAAGTATCACCTGTCGTCCCTGCCAAAGGACACACCGCTCAAGGAGTTGGTACGTCTGTCCAAGCTGCGCTGGCGCGTGGAGCGCGACTATCAGGAGTTGAAGGGAGAAGTGGGCCTGGACCACTTCGAGGGCCGCAGTTGGCGAGGCTTCCACCACCACGCCACGCTCTGCATGGTGGCCCATGGCTTCCTCGCCTTGCACCGGGCGCTTTTCCCCCCGGAGCCGGGCACGTTGGGCGCTGCCCCAGGTGCGGCGGCAGCTCCAACTCCTGCTGCTTCGCCGCATTGGCCACTGCCCTCTGTGCCTGCGCCCGGTCAACGCTCGCGCGCCTCCGAGAGCAGCGTCACGCATGTGACCGGGTAG
- a CDS encoding phosphatidylinositol-specific phospholipase C domain-containing protein: MRQAAYSDVTCGAFGQAPCNPNWAGVWNWCDRGLAPSGGSCQNAPDSAPAEQRRWRPDVTSFTESPSARALGLQRRLGRSQPFNHVAWLGAHNTYNTAQESLGSGLAGWQHSFSITDMLRMGVRSIDMDVHADATSRIQVCHSASRPCPIGSRPLAYALREVRDWLVSNPNELIFINVQREWDDSRTQEVALTFYNELTEEFLSRQELNQLRGNSNLFPSVDRIRAFGRQVLVLGGNIPMPGSGWPQGEALSVDWQSSWPWWTDNGQASIKNFWMSYEERQACEWKVFDSGSGWYGSYQPLPAHPTDNRFYSFVGDSSQEPVFWSTSPEHVRRAQECNVGVVLDPIGQSGFGPYRDFQELMKASLWSWDDGQPDNFNDEDCAELRSNGRWNDARCDQQKRFACRKLDSPLDWQLSATAGTWSQNTGRCPSGYVFSAPRNGAQNAALTRVLVASGQTTAWLAYNDRLVEGDWRGLVEFWHYAPPNRANALKLEEPGDTHSGMWNDNYLVVPEADAYHWKWSWAGPIQGMRCTLVNEPGDTAGTYSPWDDNYLCVPNNSPVYFTWSYQGPVAGRTCVRFSEADSAWEDNYLCYRDF; this comes from the coding sequence GTGAGACAGGCCGCCTACAGCGATGTCACCTGCGGCGCCTTCGGGCAGGCGCCCTGCAACCCCAACTGGGCGGGCGTGTGGAACTGGTGCGACCGCGGCCTCGCGCCCTCCGGCGGGAGCTGCCAGAACGCTCCCGACTCCGCGCCCGCCGAGCAGCGCCGGTGGCGTCCCGACGTGACGTCCTTCACCGAGTCCCCGTCCGCGCGCGCCCTGGGTCTCCAGCGGCGGCTCGGCAGAAGCCAGCCCTTCAACCACGTCGCGTGGCTGGGCGCGCACAACACGTACAACACCGCGCAGGAGTCGCTGGGCTCGGGTTTGGCCGGGTGGCAGCACTCGTTCTCCATCACCGACATGCTCCGCATGGGCGTCCGCTCCATCGACATGGACGTCCACGCGGATGCGACGTCGCGCATCCAGGTGTGTCACTCGGCCTCGAGGCCGTGTCCCATCGGCTCGCGCCCCCTGGCCTACGCGCTGCGTGAGGTCCGCGATTGGCTGGTGTCCAACCCCAACGAGCTCATCTTCATCAACGTCCAGCGGGAGTGGGACGACTCGCGGACGCAAGAGGTGGCGCTCACCTTCTACAACGAGCTGACGGAGGAGTTCCTCAGCCGCCAGGAGCTGAACCAGCTCCGGGGGAACAGCAACCTGTTCCCCAGCGTGGACCGGATTCGCGCCTTCGGGCGGCAGGTCCTCGTCCTGGGAGGCAACATCCCCATGCCCGGCAGCGGCTGGCCCCAGGGCGAGGCCCTCTCCGTCGACTGGCAGTCGAGCTGGCCGTGGTGGACGGACAACGGGCAGGCCAGCATCAAGAATTTCTGGATGTCCTACGAGGAGCGCCAGGCGTGTGAGTGGAAGGTGTTCGACTCGGGCAGCGGCTGGTATGGCTCGTATCAGCCGCTACCAGCGCACCCCACGGACAATCGCTTCTACTCCTTCGTCGGAGACAGCAGCCAGGAGCCGGTCTTCTGGTCCACGTCCCCCGAGCACGTACGCCGCGCCCAGGAGTGCAACGTGGGCGTCGTGCTGGACCCGATTGGCCAGTCGGGCTTCGGGCCGTACCGCGACTTCCAGGAGCTGATGAAGGCCTCCCTCTGGAGCTGGGATGACGGGCAGCCCGACAACTTCAACGACGAGGACTGTGCCGAGCTGCGCTCCAACGGCCGCTGGAACGATGCCCGGTGCGACCAGCAGAAGCGTTTCGCGTGCCGCAAGCTGGACTCACCGCTCGACTGGCAGCTCAGCGCTACCGCGGGCACATGGAGCCAGAACACCGGCCGCTGCCCGTCCGGCTATGTCTTCTCCGCGCCCCGCAATGGCGCGCAGAACGCGGCGCTCACCCGGGTGCTGGTGGCGTCCGGCCAGACGACGGCGTGGCTCGCCTACAACGACCGGCTGGTGGAGGGTGACTGGCGCGGCCTGGTGGAGTTCTGGCACTACGCGCCCCCGAACCGCGCCAACGCGCTGAAGCTGGAGGAGCCAGGCGACACGCACAGCGGCATGTGGAACGACAACTATCTCGTCGTTCCCGAGGCGGACGCCTACCACTGGAAGTGGAGCTGGGCCGGCCCCATCCAGGGCATGCGCTGCACCCTGGTGAACGAGCCGGGAGACACGGCGGGGACGTACTCGCCCTGGGACGACAACTACCTCTGCGTCCCCAACAACAGCCCGGTGTACTTCACCTGGTCCTACCAGGGGCCCGTCGCGGGTAGGACATGCGTGCGCTTCTCCGAGGCCGATTCGGCGTGGGAGGACAACTACCTCTGCTATCGCGACTTCTAA
- a CDS encoding ABC transporter permease, whose protein sequence is MFGRRPQGDFDEEAEHDARRNSGNVAAARDRSHHAPASAWLEGFGRDLRHAWSALLRTPSFLVTCVGTLALAIGAVAGMFSVVNSVLVRPLPFRDPDRLVAVMGTAPGSDLPERFDLSADFYVQYKERSKLLDGIALLSSGTSTLRADTRVERVPMAWPTIDLFETFGVRPQLGRLPVAEDGDQVVVISDRLWTSWFGRDPSVVGRSYFVSDGMKEVIGVMPPEFRYPSDETMLWVANPVRLEDLRPGQLGAVVVGRMKPGVTAEQLSAELTTLSKQLPARFGGPPSYARLIEQHRARVEPLLERMVGRTARTSLWLLLGAVCVALVIACANVTNLFLVRAERRAPELGVRRALGASPGQLVRFQLAEALLVALPAGLLAIALSAATLPLFLAAAPRGIPRLGAVRLDLATVAATFVLVLLTALVCGAVPALRASSANLSSMRDGGRTATARRHGFRNALVVGQTALALTLLIGAALLLQSFSRLRNVDPGYETDGIYTFQFAPDQPHLTDGPAWGRLHLAFMDQLRALPGVTGVGLVNNIPLDEGTPMGSFFSDAMPEADGGARFGMNFTAGDYFRVMGISLQEGRTFTNEEAFTPNSSVIVSRSVVRKLWPNASGLGQRLRVATPRDGVLPFTVVGVVEDVKQDDWREAAEAVVYFPLTGPAPGTWQMGSPAYAVKSSRADALRDEVRELVRQVAPEAPVYREYTMEFLARRSTTELSFTMLTFAVVSGLTLLLAAVGLYGVLSSVVAGRTREIGVRMALGATPRAVRRQVVGQGTRVVLVGVAIGLVAAFASTRFLTALLYEVEAVEPGLFALTSGLMVVIGLAASYLPARRASSVDPVVSLRSD, encoded by the coding sequence ATGTTCGGACGCCGCCCCCAGGGAGACTTCGACGAGGAGGCCGAGCACGACGCACGGCGCAACTCCGGCAACGTGGCCGCCGCCCGGGACCGCTCCCATCACGCGCCGGCGTCCGCGTGGCTCGAGGGTTTCGGGCGGGACCTGCGCCACGCGTGGAGCGCGCTGCTGCGCACGCCGAGCTTCCTCGTCACCTGCGTCGGCACGCTCGCGCTCGCCATCGGCGCGGTGGCGGGCATGTTCAGCGTCGTCAACTCCGTGCTGGTGCGGCCGCTGCCGTTCCGGGACCCCGACCGCCTCGTCGCCGTGATGGGCACCGCCCCGGGCTCGGACCTCCCGGAGCGCTTCGACCTCAGCGCGGACTTCTACGTCCAGTACAAGGAGCGCTCGAAGCTCCTGGACGGCATCGCCCTGCTCAGCTCGGGCACGTCCACGCTGCGCGCCGACACGCGCGTGGAGCGAGTCCCGATGGCGTGGCCCACCATCGACCTGTTCGAGACCTTCGGCGTGCGCCCGCAGCTCGGGCGCCTGCCAGTGGCGGAGGACGGGGACCAGGTCGTCGTCATCAGCGACCGGCTGTGGACGAGCTGGTTCGGACGCGACCCATCCGTGGTCGGCAGGTCGTACTTCGTCTCGGACGGCATGAAGGAGGTCATCGGGGTCATGCCCCCGGAGTTCCGCTACCCGAGCGACGAGACGATGCTCTGGGTGGCCAATCCGGTGCGGCTCGAGGACCTGCGCCCCGGCCAGCTCGGCGCCGTCGTGGTGGGCCGCATGAAGCCGGGCGTGACGGCGGAGCAGCTGAGCGCGGAGCTGACCACGCTGTCGAAGCAGCTGCCGGCGCGCTTCGGCGGACCGCCCAGCTATGCGCGCCTCATCGAGCAGCACCGCGCGCGGGTCGAGCCGCTGCTGGAGCGGATGGTGGGCCGCACGGCCCGCACGTCGCTCTGGCTGCTGCTGGGCGCGGTGTGCGTCGCGCTCGTCATCGCGTGCGCCAACGTCACCAACCTCTTCCTCGTGCGCGCTGAGCGGCGCGCCCCCGAGCTGGGCGTGCGCCGGGCGCTGGGGGCGTCGCCGGGGCAGCTCGTCCGCTTCCAGCTGGCAGAGGCGCTCCTCGTGGCGCTGCCCGCGGGGCTGCTCGCCATTGCCCTGAGCGCGGCCACGCTGCCGCTGTTCCTCGCGGCCGCGCCGCGGGGCATCCCGCGGCTGGGCGCCGTGCGGCTCGACCTGGCCACGGTCGCTGCCACGTTCGTGCTGGTGCTCCTCACCGCGCTGGTCTGCGGCGCCGTGCCCGCGCTGCGCGCCTCGTCCGCCAACCTCAGCAGCATGCGTGACGGGGGGCGGACGGCTACGGCGCGCCGGCACGGGTTCCGCAACGCGCTGGTGGTGGGGCAGACGGCGCTCGCGCTCACGCTGCTCATCGGCGCAGCGCTGTTGCTGCAGAGCTTCAGCCGCCTGCGGAACGTGGACCCGGGCTACGAGACGGACGGCATCTACACGTTCCAGTTCGCGCCCGACCAGCCGCATCTGACGGACGGCCCCGCGTGGGGCCGGCTGCACCTGGCCTTCATGGACCAGTTGCGGGCGCTGCCGGGCGTCACCGGCGTGGGGCTCGTCAACAATATCCCGCTCGACGAGGGGACGCCGATGGGGAGCTTCTTCTCCGACGCCATGCCCGAAGCCGACGGCGGCGCGCGGTTCGGCATGAACTTCACCGCGGGCGACTACTTCCGGGTGATGGGCATCTCGCTGCAGGAGGGGCGCACGTTCACCAACGAGGAGGCCTTCACACCCAACAGCAGCGTCATCGTCAGCCGTTCGGTGGTGCGCAAGCTCTGGCCGAACGCGAGCGGCCTGGGCCAGCGCCTGCGCGTCGCCACGCCCCGGGATGGCGTGCTGCCCTTCACCGTGGTGGGCGTGGTGGAGGACGTGAAGCAGGACGACTGGCGCGAGGCGGCCGAGGCGGTCGTCTACTTCCCCCTGACCGGGCCGGCCCCGGGCACGTGGCAGATGGGCTCCCCGGCCTACGCGGTCAAGTCATCGCGCGCGGACGCGCTGCGCGACGAGGTGCGCGAGCTCGTGCGCCAGGTGGCCCCCGAGGCGCCGGTCTACCGCGAGTACACGATGGAGTTCCTGGCGCGCCGGTCCACCACCGAGCTGTCGTTCACGATGTTGACCTTCGCCGTGGTGTCCGGGCTGACGCTGTTGCTTGCCGCGGTGGGCCTGTACGGCGTGCTGTCGTCCGTGGTGGCCGGGCGGACGCGGGAGATAGGCGTGCGGATGGCGCTCGGCGCGACGCCGCGCGCCGTGCGCCGGCAGGTGGTGGGGCAGGGCACGCGCGTCGTGCTGGTCGGCGTGGCCATCGGGTTGGTGGCGGCCTTCGCCTCCACGCGCTTCCTCACCGCGCTGCTCTACGAGGTCGAGGCGGTGGAGCCCGGCCTGTTCGCGCTGACGTCCGGGTTGATGGTCGTCATCGGCCTGGCCGCCAGCTACCTGCCCGCGCGGCGCGCGAGCAGCGTTGACCCGGTGGTGTCGCTGCGCAGCGACTGA